The following coding sequences are from one Paenibacillus sp. FSL R5-0912 window:
- the lspA gene encoding signal peptidase II yields the protein MVYFLIALIVFLIDQGTKYLIATRLEIAEQIPVIKDFFIITSHRNRGAAFGILEGQQWFFIVITVIVVAGIVWYLNKARKTRKLLPTALSLVLGGAIGNFIDRILNGEVVDFLMFNFGSYTFPIFNVADSCIVVGVALIILDTLLDVKGEQEVTEVKESQEVKEGNE from the coding sequence GTGGTGTACTTTCTGATTGCGCTAATTGTATTTTTGATTGACCAGGGTACCAAATATCTGATTGCTACCCGGCTGGAGATCGCAGAGCAGATTCCGGTTATAAAGGATTTCTTCATTATCACGTCCCACCGCAATCGTGGAGCCGCTTTCGGAATTCTTGAAGGACAACAGTGGTTCTTCATTGTAATTACGGTTATAGTTGTTGCCGGTATCGTCTGGTATCTGAACAAGGCCCGGAAGACCCGCAAATTGCTGCCTACGGCGTTGTCTCTGGTGCTTGGAGGAGCCATCGGAAACTTCATCGACCGGATTCTGAACGGTGAAGTTGTGGATTTCCTGATGTTCAATTTCGGCAGCTATACCTTCCCGATCTTCAACGTAGCCGATTCCTGCATCGTGGTAGGGGTAGCCCTGATCATTCTTGATACGCTGCTGGATGTGAAAGGCGAGCAGGAAGTCACCGAAGTTAAGGAATCACAGGAAGTCAAAGAAGGGAATGAATGA
- a CDS encoding LL-diaminopimelate aminotransferase, which yields MSIEHYQDTFIQTNFADRIGGAGYGKDTSIYKFEKIKRAKASAKQDFPNIELIDMGVGEPDEMADEGIVARLALEAAKEENRGYSDNGIPEFKAAAAVYLKEVFQVDGIDPVNEIVHSIGSKPALAMMPSVFINPGDITIMTVPGYPVLGTHTKYLGGQVFSVELKKENNFLPDLNSIPEDVAHKAKLLYLNYPNNPTGASATPEFFSEVVAWAKKYDVVVIHDAPYAALTYDGVKPLSFLSVPGAKDVGVELHSLSKSYNMTGWRIGFVAGNPLIVKAFSDVKDNNDSGQFIAIQKAAAYGLSHPEITEAIAAKYSRRHNMLVDALNSLGFKAEKPKGSFFLYVAAPKGVKGGRRFESGEDFSQFLIREKLISTVPWDDAGAFVRFSVTFVAKGEEDEKRVISEIQRRLSDVEFEF from the coding sequence ATGAGTATTGAACACTATCAGGATACATTCATTCAGACTAATTTTGCGGACCGCATCGGCGGCGCCGGATATGGCAAGGACACTTCCATCTACAAATTCGAGAAAATCAAACGCGCCAAAGCATCGGCGAAGCAGGATTTTCCTAACATTGAATTGATCGACATGGGCGTCGGTGAGCCGGACGAAATGGCGGATGAAGGCATTGTGGCAAGACTTGCCCTTGAAGCTGCCAAAGAAGAAAACCGCGGATATTCTGACAACGGGATTCCTGAATTCAAAGCGGCTGCTGCTGTTTATCTGAAGGAAGTGTTCCAGGTAGACGGCATCGACCCGGTAAATGAAATCGTACATTCCATCGGTTCGAAGCCTGCGCTGGCGATGATGCCGTCCGTCTTCATTAATCCGGGCGACATCACGATCATGACCGTTCCGGGTTATCCGGTGCTGGGCACCCACACCAAGTATTTGGGCGGACAAGTATTCTCCGTTGAGCTTAAGAAGGAGAATAACTTCCTGCCTGACCTGAACTCCATTCCGGAGGATGTAGCACACAAGGCGAAGCTGCTCTACCTGAACTATCCGAACAATCCTACAGGCGCAAGCGCAACTCCTGAATTTTTCAGCGAAGTAGTAGCCTGGGCGAAGAAATACGATGTAGTTGTTATCCATGACGCTCCTTATGCAGCACTGACGTATGATGGCGTGAAGCCGCTGAGCTTCCTGTCCGTACCTGGGGCCAAGGATGTCGGCGTGGAGCTGCACTCCCTGTCCAAGTCCTACAATATGACCGGCTGGAGAATCGGTTTCGTTGCCGGCAACCCGCTGATCGTTAAGGCTTTCAGTGATGTGAAGGACAACAATGACTCCGGCCAATTCATCGCGATTCAAAAAGCTGCCGCATACGGTCTGTCTCATCCAGAGATTACCGAAGCGATTGCTGCCAAATACTCCCGCCGCCACAACATGCTGGTGGATGCACTGAACAGCCTGGGCTTCAAGGCAGAGAAACCGAAGGGGTCCTTCTTCCTGTATGTAGCTGCTCCAAAAGGTGTCAAAGGCGGACGCCGCTTCGAATCCGGCGAGGACTTCTCGCAGTTCCTGATCCGCGAGAAGCTGATCTCCACCGTGCCTTGGGATGATGCCGGCGCGTTCGTGCGTTTCTCCGTGACTTTCGTCGCCAAAGGTGAAGAAGATGAGAAGCGTGTAATTTCTGAAATTCAAAGACGCCTTAGCGACGTTGAATTCGAATTTTAA
- a CDS encoding TraR/DksA C4-type zinc finger protein produces the protein MSHLTSTQLSGLRALLLQQQEDIKHRLQNNEHYGLQEAMRDTTGELSEIDNHPGDAATELYNRSMDISLLERDEHELDDIEAALRAMDEGTYGICIASGEPIPYERLAAIPSTRYTKEHAPRQSAPFTRPVEEELLSPPFGRTSLDEREDQNGFDGEDAWQIVESWGNSDSPAMAEGNNISSYNDMEIEADETEGFVEPWENFVATDITGNHLTIIKGNSYRHYMDDGEGDYLLDPLKKERE, from the coding sequence ATGAGCCATCTGACATCAACCCAGCTCTCCGGGCTGCGCGCATTACTGCTACAGCAGCAGGAGGACATCAAGCACAGGCTGCAAAATAATGAGCATTACGGACTGCAGGAAGCTATGCGCGATACTACCGGAGAGCTGTCCGAGATCGACAACCATCCCGGCGATGCCGCCACCGAGCTATATAACCGTTCCATGGATATTTCCCTGCTGGAGCGGGACGAGCATGAGCTGGACGATATCGAAGCGGCGCTGCGGGCGATGGATGAAGGCACCTATGGCATTTGTATAGCCAGTGGCGAACCGATTCCTTATGAACGTCTGGCCGCGATTCCATCCACCCGCTACACCAAAGAGCATGCACCACGCCAGAGCGCTCCGTTTACACGCCCGGTGGAGGAGGAGCTGTTGTCACCACCTTTTGGACGGACCAGCCTGGATGAGCGGGAGGACCAGAACGGCTTCGACGGGGAGGATGCCTGGCAGATTGTAGAGAGCTGGGGCAATTCCGATTCCCCTGCCATGGCCGAAGGCAACAACATCAGCTCCTACAATGATATGGAGATCGAAGCGGACGAAACCGAAGGCTTCGTGGAGCCGTGGGAGAATTTCGTCGCTACCGACATTACGGGAAATCATCTAACCATCATCAAAGGCAACAGCTACCGCCATTACATGGACGACGGGGAAGGTGACTACCTGCTGGACCCGCTCAAAAAAGAAAGGGAGTAG
- the ileS gene encoding isoleucine--tRNA ligase: MHKVDVKEKARARDVRILKKWSDENTFRRSMENREGSPNYVFYEGPPTANGVPHIGHVLGRVIKDFVGRYQTMKGFRVIRKAGWDTHGLPVELGVQKKLGISGKQDIEEYGVEKFIKECKESVFGYEKQWREFTEAIGYWTDLDNPYVTLDNTYIESVWNILATVHDKGLMYRGHRVSPYCPSCQTTLSSHEVAQGYKTVKDLSATAKFKLDGSGDYVLAWTTTPWTLPAHMALAMNPNMEYVRAQQEDGVYVLAKNLVDEVLKGEYTILSTHTGADFIGQSYTPPFDYIKAEKHNVIVGASFVTDSSGTGIVHMAPAHGEDDYKSCRENGISFVNVVDTSGKYTGVVSDFAGRFVKDVDLDIVKVLSERGLLYSKEKYEHSYPFCWRCDTPLLYYATDSWFIQTTAIKDQLIANNNSVNWYPDHVREGRFGKFLEELVDWNISRNRYWGTPLNVWVCQDTGKEFAPHSIAELRSMAIGEVAEDIELHKPYVDNIKLRSPFSEGGVMVRTPEVIDVWFDSGSMPFAQSHYPFENEDRFADQYPADMICEGIDQTRGWFYSLLAVSTLFTGKAPYKAVIAHGHIFDENGQKMSKSKGNVIDPWEIMNEYGTDAFRWAILSDSAPWNNKRFSRGLVGETKSKVVDTLVNTHAFLTLYAGIDGYDPADHPFKLPRHKLDRWILSRLNSLILLVDKGLAVNDFVNTSKAIENFVDELSNWYIRRSRDRFWGSGLGEEKLDAYRTLTHVLLTTATLMAPFTPMLSEDIFTNLGGGESVHLADYPEADESLIDLALEKDMESARGIVELARNVRNESGIKTRQPLSELIASIDDNFNVADYEELIKDEINVKHIVIEHSDSGFVDFTLKLNLKVAGKKYGKNVGFLQGFLKAMDSDATRKTVQDGGLAIVSPDGEELQITSEELLVEKQAKPGFASASGYGLTVALNTEITPELVQEGWVREVVRAVQDYRKRLDLPIDKRIALTLHVDDELKAAVTAFEHILRENVLVTTVDFDGDYTYETVDAGGKSIGIHIGA; encoded by the coding sequence ATGCATAAAGTAGATGTCAAAGAAAAAGCACGGGCCAGAGATGTCCGGATATTGAAGAAATGGAGCGACGAGAATACGTTCCGCAGATCCATGGAGAACCGCGAGGGAAGCCCGAACTATGTGTTCTATGAAGGACCTCCGACGGCGAACGGCGTGCCGCATATCGGGCATGTGCTGGGCCGGGTCATCAAGGACTTCGTTGGACGTTACCAGACGATGAAAGGCTTCCGTGTGATCCGCAAAGCGGGCTGGGATACCCACGGCCTGCCGGTTGAACTCGGTGTGCAGAAGAAGCTTGGAATCTCCGGCAAACAGGATATTGAAGAATACGGCGTGGAGAAGTTCATCAAGGAATGTAAGGAAAGTGTATTCGGCTATGAGAAGCAGTGGCGTGAGTTCACCGAAGCGATCGGCTACTGGACGGACCTGGATAACCCTTACGTTACGCTGGATAACACCTACATCGAGAGTGTGTGGAATATCCTCGCTACAGTACATGACAAAGGCTTAATGTACCGCGGACACCGCGTCAGCCCGTACTGCCCGAGCTGTCAGACGACACTGAGCTCCCATGAAGTGGCGCAGGGCTACAAGACAGTCAAGGATCTGAGTGCTACAGCTAAGTTCAAGCTGGACGGCAGCGGCGATTATGTGCTGGCCTGGACGACCACGCCTTGGACACTACCGGCGCATATGGCGCTGGCAATGAACCCGAATATGGAATATGTGCGTGCCCAGCAGGAAGACGGCGTATATGTACTGGCCAAGAATCTCGTGGATGAGGTGCTCAAAGGCGAGTATACGATCCTGTCCACCCATACAGGTGCGGACTTTATCGGCCAGAGCTACACTCCGCCGTTCGATTATATTAAGGCAGAGAAGCATAATGTGATCGTAGGCGCATCGTTTGTTACAGATTCCAGCGGTACCGGGATCGTGCATATGGCTCCGGCACATGGTGAAGATGACTACAAGAGCTGCCGCGAGAATGGCATCAGCTTCGTCAACGTGGTGGATACCTCCGGTAAATATACCGGTGTAGTGAGCGATTTTGCCGGACGGTTCGTCAAAGACGTCGACCTCGATATCGTGAAGGTATTGTCCGAACGTGGACTGCTCTACAGTAAAGAAAAATACGAGCACAGCTATCCGTTCTGCTGGCGCTGCGATACTCCGCTGCTCTATTATGCAACAGACAGCTGGTTCATCCAGACGACAGCGATCAAGGATCAGCTGATCGCCAACAATAACAGTGTGAACTGGTATCCGGACCATGTGCGTGAAGGCCGCTTCGGCAAGTTCCTGGAGGAGCTGGTGGACTGGAATATCAGCCGTAACCGCTACTGGGGCACGCCGCTGAATGTCTGGGTCTGCCAGGACACCGGCAAGGAATTCGCACCGCATAGTATCGCTGAACTAAGATCGATGGCGATCGGCGAAGTAGCAGAGGATATCGAGCTGCATAAGCCGTATGTGGACAACATCAAGCTGCGGAGTCCCTTCAGTGAAGGCGGCGTAATGGTGCGCACACCGGAAGTCATCGACGTATGGTTCGACAGCGGCTCGATGCCGTTCGCCCAGAGTCACTATCCGTTTGAGAATGAGGACAGATTCGCAGACCAGTATCCGGCAGATATGATCTGTGAAGGGATTGACCAGACACGCGGCTGGTTCTACAGCCTGCTTGCCGTATCGACGCTGTTCACGGGCAAAGCGCCTTACAAAGCGGTAATCGCCCACGGTCATATTTTCGATGAGAACGGCCAGAAGATGTCCAAATCCAAAGGCAATGTCATCGACCCTTGGGAGATCATGAACGAATACGGCACCGACGCGTTCCGCTGGGCCATTCTGTCCGACAGTGCGCCATGGAACAACAAACGGTTCTCGCGCGGTCTGGTGGGAGAGACGAAGTCCAAGGTTGTGGATACGCTGGTTAACACGCATGCCTTCCTGACGTTGTATGCTGGTATCGACGGCTACGATCCTGCGGATCACCCGTTCAAGCTGCCTCGGCATAAGCTCGACCGCTGGATTCTGTCCCGATTGAACAGCCTGATCCTGCTGGTGGATAAAGGTCTTGCCGTTAACGATTTCGTGAATACGTCCAAAGCAATTGAGAATTTCGTGGATGAGCTGAGCAACTGGTACATCCGCCGTTCCCGTGACCGGTTCTGGGGCAGCGGGCTGGGCGAAGAGAAGCTGGATGCATACCGCACACTTACGCATGTACTGCTGACCACAGCTACGCTGATGGCACCTTTCACACCGATGCTGTCCGAGGATATCTTTACGAACCTGGGCGGAGGAGAAAGTGTGCATCTCGCAGATTATCCGGAAGCGGATGAAAGCCTGATCGATCTTGCACTGGAAAAGGATATGGAGAGCGCCAGAGGGATCGTGGAGCTGGCACGCAACGTGCGAAACGAGAGCGGCATCAAGACCCGCCAGCCTTTGTCTGAGCTGATCGCCTCGATTGACGATAACTTCAATGTGGCAGATTATGAAGAGCTGATCAAAGACGAAATCAATGTGAAGCATATTGTGATCGAGCACAGCGACAGCGGCTTTGTAGACTTCACCCTGAAGCTGAATCTGAAGGTCGCAGGCAAGAAATACGGCAAGAACGTTGGCTTCCTGCAGGGCTTCCTCAAAGCCATGGACAGTGACGCTACCCGCAAAACCGTACAGGACGGCGGACTCGCCATTGTATCGCCGGACGGGGAAGAGCTGCAGATCACATCCGAGGAGCTGCTGGTCGAGAAGCAGGCCAAACCGGGTTTTGCCTCGGCTTCCGGTTATGGACTGACGGTGGCGCTGAACACCGAAATCACACCGGAGCTGGTGCAGGAAGGCTGGGTACGCGAGGTGGTCCGTGCCGTGCAGGATTACCGTAAACGTCTGGATCTGCCGATCGACAAACGGATTGCTCTTACGCTGCATGTGGATGACGAGCTGAAGGCTGCGGTTACCGCATTCGAGCATATACTGCGCGAGAATGTACTGGTGACTACGGTTGATTTTGACGGAGACTATACCTATGAAACTGTGGATGCCGGCGGCAAGAGCATCGGAATTCATATCGGCGCTTAA
- a CDS encoding transposase, which translates to MKSNKLYDEQRIKVAQEAINGTKLSFLARKYSVSPSTITNWVKFYKERFGEQATPSVNERIEDAKRVQELETKMDTAIKLLGEKDLEIELLRELLKKTNPAYKTDLK; encoded by the coding sequence ATGAAAAGTAACAAGTTGTACGATGAACAACGGATTAAAGTTGCCCAGGAAGCGATTAATGGGACGAAGCTCTCTTTCCTCGCCCGTAAATATTCAGTTTCTCCCAGCACGATTACGAACTGGGTGAAGTTCTACAAAGAACGATTTGGTGAGCAAGCGACACCTTCAGTTAACGAACGTATTGAAGATGCCAAACGTGTCCAAGAGTTAGAGACCAAAATGGACACTGCGATTAAACTGCTGGGCGAAAAGGATTTGGAGATCGAACTCCTGCGTGAACTGCTAAAAAAGACCAACCCCGCTTACAAGACAGACTTGAAATAG
- a CDS encoding glycosyltransferase family 2 protein, with protein sequence MESGNLNRSHTIDVIVCVYNALEYVKLCLESLIAKKTIPFNLIIVDSGSEKETKDYLASFANKYDCKLKTNHSKTDYTIASNQGLKLSTSKYCVLLNSDTIVSIHWLEKLMDCMESESSTGIVGPLSNSASYQSVPKDVNGNGGTVNELEKLGGKELTIEQMAYFIEQQSKKIFPVVNQVNGFCYMINRSVIEKIGDQDEINFPCYGGEDDYCIRAVNAGFKLKVADDCYIYHYKSKSYITEEKNEKRKNAGRLLREKHTPTIVKHHYTEIKNNIELARIREEIDLALTNSSCMYDYNRAILLFCSDPEKNSDLETMIKETKRMYKDNILLKLAVPFHFKEYLTKIYPHQAVHFIFYENKSELIRISQHFDTVIAADLKANDTLRQIAANYDHIKDVYYTVEKH encoded by the coding sequence TTGGAAAGTGGTAATTTAAACAGATCTCATACTATAGATGTAATAGTCTGCGTATATAACGCGTTGGAGTATGTCAAATTGTGCTTAGAATCCTTGATAGCCAAAAAAACCATTCCATTCAATTTAATTATTGTGGATAGTGGGAGTGAAAAAGAAACAAAAGACTATTTAGCTTCTTTCGCAAATAAATATGATTGTAAATTAAAAACTAATCACTCAAAGACTGATTACACAATTGCATCAAATCAAGGACTGAAATTGTCTACATCAAAATATTGTGTGTTATTAAATAGTGACACAATTGTATCTATTCATTGGTTAGAAAAACTGATGGATTGTATGGAATCTGAAAGCAGTACAGGGATTGTTGGACCTTTATCCAATTCGGCCAGCTATCAGTCAGTACCTAAGGATGTTAATGGAAATGGAGGCACGGTAAACGAATTAGAGAAATTAGGCGGTAAAGAGCTAACCATTGAACAAATGGCATATTTTATAGAACAACAATCAAAAAAAATATTTCCGGTTGTTAATCAAGTGAATGGGTTTTGTTATATGATTAACCGTTCCGTCATTGAAAAAATAGGTGATCAGGATGAAATAAACTTTCCTTGCTATGGGGGAGAGGATGATTATTGTATTCGGGCAGTCAATGCAGGGTTTAAACTAAAGGTTGCCGATGATTGCTATATTTATCATTATAAATCCAAAAGTTATATTACTGAAGAAAAAAACGAGAAAAGGAAAAATGCAGGGAGACTTCTACGGGAAAAACATACACCAACAATTGTTAAACATCATTACACTGAAATAAAAAATAACATTGAACTTGCAAGAATAAGGGAAGAAATTGATCTAGCGCTAACTAATAGCAGTTGTATGTATGATTACAATAGGGCTATTTTGCTTTTCTGCTCTGATCCGGAAAAAAATAGCGATCTTGAAACGATGATAAAAGAAACCAAAAGAATGTATAAAGATAATATACTTCTAAAATTGGCTGTACCTTTTCATTTTAAAGAATATCTTACAAAAATATATCCACATCAAGCAGTTCATTTTATATTTTACGAAAATAAAAGTGAATTGATTCGAATTAGTCAGCATTTTGATACCGTAATTGCCGCTGATTTAAAAGCTAATGATACTTTACGGCAAATTGCAGCAAATTATGACCATATTAAAGATGTTTATTATACCGTAGAAAAACATTGA
- a CDS encoding glycosyltransferase produces MQEISAGVHKIDYWTMASMYRLLLPIFIQADRVIYMDCDILVNMDINELWSIDLRERYLGAVLDQGEKLLEYFVSLGLNGELYFNSGVILFQLNNIRNNQTCMKKCLISCAISQ; encoded by the coding sequence ATGCAGGAAATTTCAGCTGGCGTGCATAAAATCGACTATTGGACAATGGCTAGTATGTACCGATTGTTGCTTCCGATATTTATTCAGGCTGACAGGGTTATCTATATGGACTGCGACATTTTGGTCAATATGGATATTAACGAATTGTGGAGCATCGACCTGCGAGAACGTTATTTGGGCGCAGTGCTGGACCAGGGCGAAAAGTTGCTTGAGTACTTCGTCTCACTGGGGCTGAATGGGGAGCTGTATTTTAACTCAGGGGTCATTCTGTTTCAGCTGAACAATATCCGCAATAATCAAACCTGTATGAAGAAATGCTTAATTTCTTGCGCAATTTCCCAATGA
- a CDS encoding RluA family pseudouridine synthase produces the protein MILNKDVNEQAVSGALEEERDVTEWMVAAENARERIDKYITESWEEEVSRSQVQLWISGGHVTVNGAPVKANYKLYEGDKVAVTVPEAEVTDLIAENIPLEVVYEDSDVIVVNKPRGMVVHPAVGHPSGTLVNALMYHCKDLSGINGEIRPGIVHRIDKDTSGLIMAAKNDASHASLAAQLKEHSVTRRYIAVVHGNLSHDKGTVDAPIGRDPHDRKLYMVTEKNSKRSVTHFTVLERFGDCTLLELQLETGRTHQIRVHMKFIGHPLVGDPIYGRSKGTTMTGQALHAAVLGFVHPATGEYKEFSAPLPADMEEVLYTLRSR, from the coding sequence ATGATTTTGAATAAAGACGTCAATGAGCAGGCGGTGTCTGGCGCCCTCGAAGAAGAAAGAGACGTCACCGAATGGATGGTTGCCGCGGAGAATGCCCGGGAACGGATTGATAAGTACATTACGGAGTCTTGGGAAGAAGAGGTTTCCCGCTCGCAGGTTCAGCTGTGGATCAGCGGCGGACATGTGACGGTGAACGGCGCGCCTGTCAAAGCAAACTACAAGCTGTATGAAGGCGATAAGGTGGCTGTTACGGTGCCGGAAGCCGAAGTTACGGATTTAATTGCGGAGAATATCCCGCTTGAGGTTGTATATGAAGACAGCGATGTTATCGTGGTGAATAAGCCGCGCGGTATGGTGGTGCATCCGGCAGTAGGACATCCCTCAGGCACCCTGGTCAATGCGCTGATGTATCATTGCAAGGACCTGTCAGGTATTAACGGCGAGATTCGTCCGGGCATTGTGCACCGTATCGACAAGGATACCTCCGGTCTGATTATGGCTGCTAAGAATGACGCCAGTCATGCTTCACTTGCCGCCCAACTGAAGGAGCACAGTGTAACCCGCCGCTACATCGCAGTGGTGCATGGCAATCTGTCTCATGATAAAGGCACAGTAGATGCCCCAATCGGCCGTGATCCGCATGACCGTAAGCTGTATATGGTCACTGAGAAGAACAGCAAACGTTCTGTGACGCATTTTACGGTGCTTGAGCGGTTCGGCGACTGTACGCTGCTTGAGCTGCAGCTGGAGACCGGACGGACGCATCAGATCCGTGTGCATATGAAGTTCATCGGCCATCCGCTGGTCGGCGATCCAATCTATGGACGCAGCAAAGGTACGACGATGACTGGACAGGCTCTGCATGCTGCTGTACTGGGATTTGTGCATCCTGCCACAGGAGAGTATAAGGAGTTCAGCGCGCCGCTTCCGGCAGATATGGAAGAAGTGCTGTACACACTGCGCAGCAGATAA
- a CDS encoding IS3 family transposase — MVLRLVGVLESTYYARKQRQKENTKSTVSLGTAGRPIPAYSLTKDGQKVSDEQIEEWLSELVAGEEHGYGYRNLAHALYIQHDLILNHKKAYRLCKKLGLLQKKPDKKVRYPRRLAQNRVVTGANQLWQIDIKYGYVHGYDRFFFIFDMIDVFDRCIVGYHLGASCSAKEICTTIKQALKARIQPGGARPILRSDNGPQFLSHAFAEMCMDPDEPLIHERIPPKTPNMNAYIESFHSILERDLYSKMYFETFEEAYETVTEYIEFYNERRFHGSLNRLSPNQYHAAWRAGQVAEVNISL, encoded by the coding sequence GTGGTACTTCGGCTGGTGGGTGTGCTGGAATCGACCTACTATGCCCGCAAACAGCGTCAAAAGGAGAACACCAAATCTACGGTAAGCTTAGGGACAGCCGGAAGACCGATCCCAGCGTATTCGTTGACGAAAGACGGCCAGAAGGTCAGCGACGAGCAGATCGAAGAATGGCTTAGCGAACTCGTTGCAGGCGAGGAACACGGCTACGGTTACCGTAACTTAGCGCATGCCCTCTACATCCAGCATGACTTAATTCTGAACCACAAGAAGGCCTACCGGCTTTGTAAAAAGCTAGGGCTGCTCCAAAAGAAGCCTGACAAGAAAGTGAGATATCCAAGACGGCTTGCCCAAAACCGCGTGGTTACCGGAGCCAACCAACTTTGGCAAATAGATATTAAGTACGGATACGTTCATGGCTACGACCGCTTCTTTTTTATCTTTGACATGATTGATGTGTTTGACCGCTGTATTGTCGGCTACCACTTGGGTGCAAGTTGCAGTGCAAAGGAGATCTGCACGACCATTAAGCAGGCGTTGAAGGCCCGTATACAGCCTGGAGGGGCTAGGCCTATTCTTCGCTCAGACAATGGTCCTCAATTTCTCAGTCATGCTTTTGCAGAGATGTGTATGGACCCGGATGAACCTTTGATTCATGAACGGATTCCGCCTAAAACGCCGAATATGAATGCATATATTGAGTCCTTCCACAGCATTTTAGAACGAGATCTCTACAGCAAAATGTACTTTGAAACCTTTGAAGAAGCCTACGAGACTGTCACGGAGTACATTGAATTTTACAACGAACGCCGCTTTCACGGCAGTTTAAACCGATTGAGTCCTAACCAATACCATGCGGCATGGAGAGCAGGCCAAGTGGCAGAGGTAAACATCTCACTTTAA
- a CDS encoding DUF5665 domain-containing protein, with product MPQEEKLNALYRMTTQLAQQMEKSRIAEYTELLHSPFRLIWLNIFSGVARGLGIALGFTFFAATIIYVLQVLGALNLPIIGDYIADIVRIVQHQLELKTF from the coding sequence CTGCCGCAGGAGGAAAAGCTGAACGCGCTGTACCGGATGACCACCCAGCTGGCCCAGCAGATGGAGAAATCGCGGATTGCAGAATATACGGAGCTGCTGCATTCGCCGTTCCGGCTGATATGGCTGAATATTTTTTCCGGAGTAGCCCGGGGGCTGGGGATTGCGCTCGGGTTTACTTTTTTTGCGGCGACGATTATTTATGTGCTTCAGGTGCTTGGGGCATTGAATCTGCCGATTATCGGGGACTATATTGCGGACATTGTGCGGATCGTGCAGCATCAGCTGGAGCTGAAGACCTTCTGA
- a CDS encoding sugar phosphate nucleotidyltransferase, which yields MKGLILCAGRGTRLQPSTYTKPKCMLPVNGEYILVSIIKKLVAAGISDIGVVVNPSQGEIREMIGDGERWNASLTFLLQKEAKGLADAVKSARPFVEDSIFLLMLGDNLYEGDIKPLIRSLDADKAAASILLQQVKEPGQFGVAVINDGQIVNLEEKPRYPKSNLAIVGVYALTAAIWAVIDRLVPSPRGEYEMTDAIQMLISEGGHVAYSITTAAFFDIGTHERWLEANRYKMDRDTQNFADPSCIHRSVLWIPPVRVDPTASVTNSVIGPYVYIGPNCVVEDSILTNSILTDQVKLSHIHAEGSVFGSYVHLAEQEIQEQPARHILGDHATVTRI from the coding sequence ATGAAAGGACTAATCTTGTGCGCCGGCCGGGGGACGAGACTGCAGCCTTCGACTTATACCAAACCAAAGTGCATGCTGCCTGTTAACGGGGAGTATATTCTTGTCTCAATTATAAAAAAACTTGTTGCGGCCGGAATTTCCGATATTGGAGTCGTAGTGAACCCTTCTCAAGGAGAGATCCGGGAAATGATTGGGGATGGGGAGCGGTGGAACGCCTCTTTAACCTTTCTGCTGCAAAAAGAAGCTAAGGGACTGGCGGATGCGGTCAAAAGCGCGCGGCCTTTTGTGGAGGATTCCATTTTTTTATTGATGCTTGGCGATAATTTGTATGAGGGTGATATAAAGCCATTAATCCGATCACTGGACGCAGATAAGGCTGCGGCGTCGATACTGCTTCAGCAGGTTAAGGAACCTGGTCAATTTGGAGTTGCCGTCATTAATGATGGGCAAATTGTCAATCTGGAAGAGAAGCCCCGCTATCCCAAATCCAATTTGGCTATTGTCGGCGTGTATGCTCTTACTGCAGCTATCTGGGCGGTAATAGACAGGCTAGTGCCTTCCCCGCGAGGAGAATACGAGATGACGGATGCCATCCAAATGTTAATTTCAGAGGGCGGGCATGTTGCGTACAGCATAACGACCGCAGCGTTTTTTGATATCGGGACCCACGAACGCTGGCTTGAAGCGAACCGCTACAAGATGGATCGAGATACACAGAACTTTGCGGATCCATCCTGCATTCACAGGTCTGTTCTATGGATTCCTCCAGTTAGGGTTGATCCGACCGCAAGCGTAACGAACAGTGTAATTGGGCCTTATGTGTATATTGGTCCGAATTGCGTGGTTGAAGATAGCATTCTGACCAATAGCATTTTGACCGATCAGGTTAAATTGTCCCATATTCATGCGGAGGGAAGTGTTTTTGGATCATATGTTCATCTGGCTGAACAAGAAATTCAGGAGCAGCCAGCCCGTCATATCCTAGGCGATCATGCGACGGTCACAAGAATCTAA